From a single Pseudomonadota bacterium genomic region:
- a CDS encoding N-acetyltransferase, translating into MPDGSGPLTVKVVPGIAEIDPAAWDECAGADNPFLSHGFLDALEASGSVAATTGWLPQHLVVEDEQARMLGAAPLYLKSHSYGEYVFDHAWAEAYQRAGGRYYPKLQMAVPFTPVAGPRLLVRPGAERDQVERALIEAAEELARRRRASSVHTTFPEEEQWRRLGAAGWLQRIGYQFHWENHGYSSFDDFLGALSSRKRKSIRKERREAVAGGIAIKTLTGSQLEPRHWDAFYGFYTDTTDRKWGHAYLTRSFFQLLGERMADRVVLVLAESGGRFVAGALNLRSADTLYGRNWGCNGEYRFLHFEACYYRAIDFAIEHGMKRVEAGAQGRHKIQRGYLPSATYSAHWIADAGLRQAIETYLSRERRHAAAEIAALMTESPFKKDGEAE; encoded by the coding sequence ATGCCCGACGGAAGCGGTCCCCTCACTGTCAAGGTCGTGCCCGGCATCGCCGAGATCGATCCGGCGGCGTGGGATGAGTGCGCCGGCGCCGACAACCCGTTCCTCTCCCATGGCTTCCTCGATGCCTTGGAGGCGAGCGGCTCGGTTGCGGCGACGACGGGATGGCTGCCGCAGCATCTGGTGGTCGAGGACGAGCAGGCGCGCATGCTGGGTGCGGCGCCACTGTATTTGAAGAGCCACTCCTACGGCGAATATGTCTTCGACCACGCCTGGGCCGAAGCCTATCAGCGCGCCGGCGGCCGCTACTATCCGAAGCTGCAGATGGCGGTGCCGTTCACCCCGGTCGCCGGCCCGAGGCTCCTGGTGCGTCCCGGCGCCGAGCGCGATCAGGTGGAGCGGGCGCTCATCGAGGCGGCGGAGGAGCTGGCCCGCCGCCGGCGCGCCTCCTCGGTGCATACGACATTTCCCGAAGAGGAGCAGTGGCGCCGGCTCGGCGCCGCCGGATGGCTCCAGCGCATCGGCTACCAGTTCCATTGGGAGAACCACGGCTATTCCAGCTTCGATGACTTCCTCGGCGCGCTTTCGAGCCGCAAGCGGAAGTCGATCAGGAAGGAGCGCCGCGAGGCGGTTGCCGGCGGCATCGCCATCAAGACGCTCACCGGCTCCCAGCTCGAGCCCAGGCACTGGGATGCCTTCTACGGCTTCTATACCGACACCACCGACCGCAAATGGGGACACGCTTATCTCACCCGGTCGTTCTTCCAGCTCCTGGGCGAGCGCATGGCCGACCGGGTGGTCCTGGTGCTGGCGGAGTCCGGCGGCCGCTTCGTCGCCGGCGCGCTCAATCTGCGCAGCGCCGACACGCTCTATGGCCGCAATTGGGGCTGCAACGGCGAGTACAGGTTCCTGCACTTCGAGGCCTGCTACTACCGCGCCATCGACTTTGCCATCGAGCACGGAATGAAGCGGGTCGAGGCCGGCGCGCAAGGCCGTCACAAGATCCAACGGGGCTACCTGCCGTCCGCGACCTACAGCGCCCATTGGATCGCCGATGCCGGACTGCGCCAAGCGATCGAGACCTATCTCAGCCGC
- a CDS encoding RidA family protein, producing MADASAATGGRIEARLKALGIELPKAAAPAANYVPYTVSGRLLFVAGQITVWNGELRFLGTIGKDLTVEEGAQAARLSGLNLIAQAKAACGGNLDRIGRVLKLVGFVQCIDGFKDQPKVINGASDLMVEVFGEQGRHARVAVGTNALPLGVATEVEGTFELAL from the coding sequence ATGGCGGATGCAAGCGCGGCGACGGGCGGGCGCATCGAGGCGCGGCTCAAGGCACTGGGCATCGAGCTGCCGAAGGCGGCGGCACCGGCGGCGAACTATGTGCCCTATACCGTCTCCGGCCGGCTGTTGTTCGTCGCGGGACAGATCACGGTCTGGAATGGCGAGCTCCGATTCCTCGGCACCATCGGCAAGGATCTGACGGTCGAGGAGGGCGCCCAGGCGGCGCGACTCTCGGGGCTCAACCTGATCGCCCAGGCCAAGGCGGCCTGCGGCGGCAATCTCGACCGCATCGGCCGGGTCTTGAAGCTGGTCGGCTTCGTGCAATGCATCGACGGCTTCAAGGACCAACCCAAGGTAATCAATGGCGCCTCCGACCTGATGGTCGAGGTCTTCGGCGAGCAAGGCCGCCACGCCCGCGTCGCCGTCGGCACCAACGCGCTGCCGCTGGGTGTGGCAACCGAGGTCGAGGGCACTTTCGAGCTGGCGCTGTAG
- a CDS encoding aminotransferase class III-fold pyridoxal phosphate-dependent enzyme → MPDTALTNSPIVARYRERTPGSATLAASAGTCFPSAITHDSRYLEPYAVYIDRALGAHKWDVDGHEYVDYFGGHGALILGHNHPAAQKAVHAQVDKGTHFGASHELEVRWAELVKELVPSAERLRFTSSGTEATLMALRLARAYTGRAKLVRFIGHFHGWHDHMTSGVANHFDGSPTVGVLKGVAEPVLLAHAGDEAGTRKLIEANAKDIAAVIIEPTGGSFGRMPLKPEFLTFLRKITQENGIQLIFDEVVSGFRVAPGGAQAHFKVTPDMTSLAKILAGGLPGGAVVGKKDLFDNLDFAAAKAKNGEKINHPGTFNANPLSAAAGIATLKIIKETDACARAAKYADKLRKALNQVIADAGVPWAAYGTFGAWHLFTNPERKPIDPLTFDPFAQPESTYKSQWSPTIVHKIRLGMLIHGVDVSPSPGGPVSAVHSDADLNKTADAMKATLKMLKDEGEIRL, encoded by the coding sequence ATGCCTGATACGGCGCTTACCAACTCTCCCATCGTCGCCCGCTACCGCGAGCGCACGCCCGGCTCCGCCACGCTCGCCGCCAGCGCCGGCACCTGTTTTCCCAGCGCCATCACCCATGACTCGCGCTATCTCGAGCCCTATGCGGTCTATATCGATCGGGCCTTGGGCGCCCATAAGTGGGACGTCGACGGCCACGAGTATGTGGACTATTTCGGCGGCCACGGCGCCCTCATTCTCGGCCACAACCACCCCGCGGCGCAGAAGGCGGTGCACGCCCAGGTCGACAAGGGCACGCATTTCGGCGCCAGCCACGAGCTGGAGGTGCGCTGGGCCGAGCTGGTGAAGGAGCTGGTGCCGTCGGCCGAGCGGCTGCGCTTCACCTCGTCCGGCACCGAGGCGACCTTGATGGCCTTGCGCCTGGCGCGCGCCTATACCGGGCGCGCCAAGCTGGTGCGCTTCATCGGCCATTTCCACGGCTGGCACGACCACATGACCTCGGGTGTGGCCAATCACTTCGACGGCTCGCCGACGGTGGGCGTGCTGAAGGGTGTGGCCGAGCCGGTCCTGCTCGCGCACGCCGGTGACGAGGCCGGAACCCGCAAGCTGATCGAAGCCAATGCCAAGGACATCGCCGCCGTCATCATCGAGCCGACCGGCGGCTCCTTCGGCCGCATGCCGCTCAAGCCGGAGTTCCTCACCTTCCTGCGCAAGATCACCCAAGAGAACGGCATCCAGCTCATCTTCGATGAGGTGGTCTCCGGCTTCCGCGTCGCGCCCGGCGGCGCCCAGGCGCATTTCAAGGTGACGCCGGACATGACCTCGCTTGCCAAGATCCTGGCCGGCGGCCTGCCCGGCGGCGCCGTCGTCGGCAAGAAGGATCTGTTCGACAATCTCGATTTCGCCGCCGCCAAGGCGAAGAACGGCGAGAAGATCAACCACCCCGGCACCTTCAACGCCAACCCGCTCTCGGCGGCGGCCGGCATCGCCACGCTCAAGATCATCAAGGAGACCGATGCCTGCGCGCGCGCCGCGAAATATGCCGACAAGCTGCGCAAGGCGCTCAACCAGGTGATCGCCGATGCGGGCGTGCCCTGGGCCGCCTACGGCACCTTCGGCGCCTGGCACCTCTTCACCAATCCCGAGCGCAAGCCCATCGATCCCTTGACGTTCGACCCGTTCGCGCAGCCGGAATCCACATACAAGTCGCAATGGAGCCCGACGATCGTGCACAAGATCCGCCTCGGCATGCTGATCCACGGCGTCGATGTCAGCCCGTCGCCGGGCGGTCCGGTCTCCGCCGTGCATAGCGACGCCGATCTCAACAAGACGGCGGACGCGATGAAGGCGACGCTCAAGATGCTGAAGGACGAGGGCGAAATCCGCCTCTAG
- a CDS encoding L-2-amino-thiazoline-4-carboxylic acid hydrolase: MPLAKELRDSFENRALLYWHIYDELETELGPERAERTPDAVADRFLAASPDQGRLFPTEIVRRDGEVHIKVTSCPLKDAWAEADLHAQDLAAICRIAGRFDNGLFGACGIRFAADTWQPGGTGCCHLHLRP; the protein is encoded by the coding sequence GTGCCGCTCGCGAAGGAGCTCCGCGATTCCTTCGAGAATCGCGCGCTTCTCTACTGGCACATCTATGACGAGCTCGAGACCGAGCTCGGCCCCGAGCGCGCCGAGAGGACGCCGGACGCGGTCGCCGATCGCTTCCTCGCGGCGAGCCCGGATCAGGGCCGTCTGTTCCCGACCGAAATCGTCCGCCGTGACGGCGAAGTCCACATCAAGGTCACCTCCTGTCCGCTCAAGGACGCTTGGGCCGAGGCGGATCTGCACGCTCAGGATCTCGCCGCCATCTGCCGTATCGCCGGCCGCTTCGACAACGGCCTCTTCGGGGCGTGCGGCATTCGCTTCGCCGCCGACACCTGGCAGCCCGGAGGCACCGGCTGCTGCCATCTGCATCTCCGGCCGTAG
- a CDS encoding serine hydroxymethyltransferase — protein MTEAAARFANRIEVHDPDVLAEARRILDAAGDAEAMGRAIVEAVDRNAEWRGRQCINLLAPEAPTSPGVRALLAAEIGTRAAEGHIGRVNRWFAGTRHIDEVEALCVELLKRHFRCNYADHRLCASMIGNAVVYTGLTKPGDTVMAATQPVGGHSSNRMDGPAGAMGRRVVDLPIDPHELVVDMEAFRLAALREKPVLVALGLSMTLFPQPVAGMKEILAPWGGRLFFDAAHQLGLIGGRQFQDPLGEGADIMTGSAGKTFAGPQSGILLWDDPALTEAVTHAVFPVWAATHQVNRVAALALATAEALAFADRFMAQIVLNAKALARGLSERGIPMLGAHKGFTETHQAIADVRGFGRGLKAAQALERADIITNKNLIPDDKPGDWDYPGGLRLGTIEVTRLGMMEREMDEIAAMIAKILVEGESPEAIKPRAAALRSGFQTLYYCFEHGLPQALRT, from the coding sequence ATGACGGAAGCGGCGGCGCGGTTTGCGAACCGGATCGAGGTGCACGATCCCGACGTTCTGGCCGAGGCGCGTCGGATCCTCGATGCCGCGGGCGATGCCGAAGCCATGGGCAGGGCGATCGTCGAAGCGGTCGACCGCAACGCCGAATGGCGGGGACGGCAATGCATCAATCTTCTCGCCCCGGAGGCGCCGACCAGCCCGGGCGTGCGGGCGCTGCTCGCCGCCGAGATCGGGACCAGAGCGGCCGAGGGCCATATCGGACGGGTCAATCGGTGGTTCGCCGGCACGCGCCACATCGACGAGGTCGAAGCGCTTTGCGTCGAGCTCTTGAAGCGGCATTTCCGCTGCAACTATGCCGACCATCGTCTCTGCGCCAGCATGATCGGCAATGCGGTGGTGTATACGGGCCTGACCAAGCCCGGCGACACGGTGATGGCGGCAACCCAGCCCGTGGGCGGCCATTCCTCCAACCGCATGGACGGACCTGCCGGCGCCATGGGCCGCCGGGTCGTCGATTTGCCGATCGACCCGCATGAGCTCGTCGTCGATATGGAGGCGTTCCGCCTGGCGGCCTTGCGCGAGAAGCCGGTGCTGGTCGCCCTCGGCCTGTCGATGACCTTGTTCCCGCAGCCGGTCGCAGGCATGAAGGAGATCCTCGCCCCCTGGGGCGGCCGGCTCTTCTTCGACGCCGCCCACCAGCTCGGACTCATCGGCGGCCGGCAGTTCCAGGATCCGTTGGGCGAGGGTGCGGACATCATGACCGGATCGGCCGGCAAGACCTTCGCCGGGCCGCAATCGGGCATCCTGCTTTGGGACGACCCGGCGCTCACCGAGGCCGTGACCCATGCGGTGTTTCCGGTCTGGGCGGCGACCCATCAGGTGAACCGGGTGGCGGCCCTGGCGCTGGCGACCGCCGAGGCCTTGGCCTTCGCCGATCGCTTCATGGCGCAGATCGTCTTGAATGCCAAGGCGCTGGCGCGGGGCTTATCGGAGCGCGGCATCCCGATGCTGGGCGCGCATAAGGGCTTCACCGAGACCCATCAGGCGATCGCCGATGTGCGCGGGTTCGGTCGCGGGCTGAAGGCCGCACAGGCCTTGGAGCGCGCCGACATCATCACCAACAAGAACCTGATCCCGGACGACAAGCCCGGCGACTGGGATTATCCGGGCGGGCTGCGCCTGGGCACCATCGAGGTGACCCGGCTCGGCATGATGGAGAGGGAGATGGACGAGATCGCCGCCATGATCGCCAAGATCCTGGTCGAAGGCGAGAGCCCGGAGGCCATCAAGCCCCGCGCCGCGGCGCTGCGCTCCGGCTTTCAGACGCTCTACTACTGCTTCGAGCACGGCCTGCCGCAGGCGCTCCGAACCTAG
- a CDS encoding Lrp/AsnC family transcriptional regulator: MRQIRRKAKAAETAAPASLDAIDRKILNALQDDNQLTNLKLADRVGLSAPACLRRVRRLRTAGVIIKDVALVDPAKVGQTVIAFVGVELDRQREDVLASFEAKIAKEPQVQQCYFVSGEIDYLLVVACKDIDSYNAFARRVLANEHNIKCFRTSFNLARIKAETKIPLEA; encoded by the coding sequence ATGCGCCAGATACGAAGGAAAGCGAAAGCGGCGGAAACGGCGGCACCCGCGTCGCTCGACGCCATCGACCGCAAGATCCTGAACGCGCTCCAGGACGACAACCAGCTGACCAATCTCAAGCTCGCCGACCGGGTCGGGCTGTCGGCGCCGGCCTGCCTCAGGCGCGTCCGGCGCCTGCGCACGGCAGGCGTCATCATCAAGGACGTGGCGCTGGTCGATCCGGCCAAGGTCGGCCAGACGGTGATCGCCTTCGTCGGGGTCGAGCTCGACCGCCAGCGCGAGGACGTGCTCGCCAGCTTCGAGGCGAAGATCGCCAAGGAGCCGCAGGTGCAGCAGTGCTACTTCGTCTCCGGCGAGATCGACTATCTCCTGGTCGTCGCCTGCAAGGACATCGACAGCTACAACGCCTTTGCCCGCCGGGTGCTGGCGAACGAGCACAACATCAAGTGCTTCCGCACCAGCTTCAACCTCGCCCGGATCAAGGCGGAGACCAAGATCCCGCTGGAGGCGTGA